ACCAGTTCCCGGTGGACGTGTTCCAGACCGGCTCCGGCACCTCGTCGAACATGAACGCCAACGAGGTGATCGCCACCCTGGCCGCCGAGCGCCTGGGCCGCCCGGTGCACCCGAACGACGAGGTCAACGCCTCGCAGTCGTCGAACGACGTCTTCCCGTCCTCGATCCACGTGGCGGCCACGGGCGCGGTCCTGCACGAGCTGGTCCCGGCGCTGGAGCACCTGGCGCGGGCGCTGGAGGCCAAGTCCGCCGAGTTCGCGGGCGTCGTCAAGTCCGGCCGCACCCACCTGATGGACGCCACTCCGGTGACGCTCGGCCAGGAGTTCGGCGGCTACGCGGCCCAGGTCCGGTACGGCGTCGAGCGCCTGCGCGCCACGCTCCCCCGGGTCGCCGAACTGCCGCTCGGCGGCACGGCGGTGGGCACCGGCATCAACACCCCGCCGGGCTTCTCGGCGGCCGTCATCGCCGAGGTCGCCCGCGCCACCGGCCTGCCGCTGACCGAGGCCCGCGACCACTTCGAGGCCCAGGGCGCCCGGGACGGCCTGGTCGAGCTCAGCGGCCAGCTCCGCACGATCGCCGCCGGCTTCACCAAGATCGCCAACGACCTGCGCTGGATGGGCTCCGGCCCGCGCACCGGCCTCGCCGAGATCAACCTCCCCGACCTGCAGCCCGGCTCCTCGATCATGCCCGGCAAGGTCAACCCGGTGCTGCCCGAGGTGGTCCTGATGGTCGCCGCCCAGGTGATCGGCAACGACACCACCGTCACGGTGGCCGGTGCGAGCGGCAACTTCGAGCTCAACGTGATGCTCCCGGTGATCGCCCGCAACGTGCTGGAGTCGGTCCGCCTGCTCACCACCTCCGCCCGCCTGCTGGCCGACCGCACCGTCGACGGCATCACCGCCAACGCCGAGCGCACCCGCGAGTACGCCGAGTCCTCCCCCTCCGTCGTCACCCCGCTCAACCGCTACCTCGGCTACGAGGAGGCGGCGAAGGTCGCCAAGCAGTCGCTGGCCGAGCGCCGGACGATCCGCCAGGTGGTCCTCGACCGCGGCTACGTCGAGCGCGGCCTGCTCACCGAGGCCCAGCTCGACGAGGCGCTCGACGTGCTGCGGATGACCCGCCCGCAGCACGCCGACTGACGCCGACCGGTACCGACTGACGCCGACCGATGCCGGCCGACGGCCGGTCAGGACAGCAGCAGCGGCATGTCCCAGTCGTGCGGGGTGCCGCCGGCCGCGTACGAGTCGAGGGCGAGTGCGACGCCGGCCGCCCCGTCCAGGTAGCCGGAGACGTCGCTGGCGAACGGCCTGCGGGTCATGGTGAAGCGCAGGCCGAACGGGGCGTCCGGGTCGTGCCCGGCCAGCAGCCGGGCGGCGGTCTCGTCGCGCCGCCGCTCGATCCGCTCCTCGCCGAAGTGCTCGTTCAGCCGCCCGAGTTGGTGCAGCGCCCCGGCCCAGCCGTGGCACAGCGCGTGGTCGGTGACGCCCCAGTCGTCGAGCGGCACCCGCAGCAGCCGCTCGACCGAGTCGCGGGCGACGGCCGTCCACTCCGGCCGGCCGAGCGCGGCCCCGGCGGTCTGCAGGGCGCGCGAGACGCCGGGCGCGCCGTAGCACCAGGACGGCCAGCCGGCGGGTTCGCGGTACGCGTCGGGCCCGGCCAGGTAGGCGTCCAGGCCGAGGTAGCCGGGCCAGTAGCTGCCGTGCTCGTCGCGCACCGCCCAGCGCACCAGCAGGTCCGCGGTGCCCTCCAGGGCCTCCCGGTGGCCGGGCAGCCGGACGCCGTCGCGCCAGGCCAGCGCGAGCAGCATCAGCGGGCCCGCGACGCCGTGCGACAGGCCGAGGTTGAGGTGGCCGTCCGGCAGCAGGTGCTCGGAGCCGATCCGGGGCGCGTCCAGCGCCCACCAGCGCGGGACGCGCGCCCCGCGGTGCGCGGTGGTGCCGCGGGCCAGCTCGATCAGGTAGCCGAGGACCAGTTCCAGCTCCTCGCCGCAGCTCTCCGCGCGGGCCAGCAGGTACCGGCCGACGCCGGTCATCCCGCGCACCACCTCGTAGTGCCCGATGGTGGCCAGCGGCCCGTCCGGGACGGCGGGCAGCGCGGTGCGCACCAGTTGCCGCTGGTAGGCGTCGAGCCGGTGCAGCGCACCGGTGTAGCCGCCGGTGGCGCGGTGGGCGGCCAGCACGGCGAAGGCCAGCGCACCGGGCCCCTTGAAGATCCCGCTGGGCACGGTGTCGCCGGCCCCGGCGGCCCGGGTCGCCACCGCCAGGTACCCGTGCGCCCGGGCGGCCCGCTCGGTGCCCGGCCGGGCCCCGCCGCTGAACGCCAGCGACAGCCCGGGGCTGCCGCTGCCGAGCGTCAGTTCCGCCCAGACGCCCTCGGCCACCCCGTCGTCGGCGGCCTCGGCGGGGATCCGGGTGGCCGCCATGGTCGCGGCCGGATCGGCGAGCCGGTCCAGGATCAGGTCGGACAACTGCCCGGCGGCCGCCCGCAACCGGGCCCGTTCCGCGGAAACGGCAGTCGACTGCACGGTGTCGGTCATCGGGGGCTCCGGTCGGTGGCGGTTCGGACGGACGGGACCTGGCACGACGTCACTCCTGCCCCGCCCGCGCGGCGGCGGCCGTCCGGCCCCGGGCCGGGGACGGTGCGAACGGACGGGGACCGGCGCGGCGCCGCCCCGCCCCGCCCGCGCAGCGGAGGTCGTCCGCGGCCCTGGTCGGCGCGGCGGGCCGGGTTCGACCGAGGCAACGTCACTTCCCTTCCCCTTCGTGCGCCTTGCGCCCGATCAGCGCCCTGGCCGCGCCGCGCAGGACGGCGTAGCCGCGGGCCTCGGCGGCCGGGTCGATGCCGAACAGGCGGTTGTGCCGCATGTGCAGCAGCGACATGAGGGCCTCGTCGCGGTCGGCCTCGGGTGCGGCGAGCAGCAGCCGGCCGAAGTCGCGCGGGGCGGGGGTGTCGGTCCAGAGCGGGGCGAGGTCGGGGATGCCGAGGTGTTCGGCGGCGTGCCGGGCGGTGCCGTCGGGGCGGATCAGCCGGTCGGCGAGGGCGCGGTGGCGCTGGTGGGCGCGGTGGTCGGCGCCCTTCTCGAAGAGGTGGACCACCCAGGCGCACCAGTCCCAGTCGCCGAGCGAGTCCAGCAGTACGGCGTGGCCGGTGGCGGCGAGGACCTCGTCGGGGACGGCGGCGGCGCCGGCCCGGCGGGCCCGGAGCTGGAGCAGCGCGGAGCGGCTGTCGGTCCGGAAGAGCCGTTCGGCGGCTTCCTGGGCGCCGGGGCCGAGGTAGCGGTCGGTCTCGGGCCGGTAGGTGTCGAGCGCCATGGTGCGCAGCGCGCCGGTCCCGACGAGCCGGCGCACGTGCCGGGCGAGGGCGGGCAGGACGTGGCCGGCCAGGGCGGCGGGGTCGCCGTGCAGGCGGAGCCGCAGGTGGGGTTCGGGGTCGCGGTAGCGGAGGAAGAACCAGCGGTCGACGTGGGGTTCGACGTCGGCGAGCAGGGCGGGCAGGTGGTCGGCGAGCAGGGTGTCGTGGGTGCCGGGTTCGGCGTACAGCTTGGCGAACAGCCAGTCCTCGCCGGGAAGGTGGATCCGGGTGGGGGCGGTGCGGACCGCGGACCTGGCCAGCGGGGGGCGGGTGTCGGCGGGGGCGGGGCGGGGGGCGCGGAGCAGCGGGACGACGATCTCGGTGCTGCGGCCGTGGTTCCAGCCGAGTCCGGCGCCGTCCGCGGTGAGGTCCTGGAAGAGCTGGAACCGCGGTTCGGGGGCGGTGAGTTCGGCGCGCAGCAGGTCGGTGTCCCAGTCCTCGCGCAGGTCGATGGGGAACATCCGGTCGTTGCTGGCGATCTGCAGCCGGTCGGGCACCCGGTAGCGCTCGCGCCAGGCCCGCAGGCCCTCGGTCCAGGCGGCGGGTCCGGCGGTGCGGGCGGCGTCGCGCAGGCGGCGGCCGGGCAGCCAGCGGCGGGGGGCGGCGAGGACCCGGCCGTGGCGGACGGCGGGCAGGTAGGGCAGGGTGTCCAGGCCCGCCCAGTCCCAGCCGGACCAGACCCGGGGGCGGGCGGCGGCCAGGTCGGCCAGGAAGCGGGCGACGGGCGGGGCCTGGGCGTCCAGGGCGAGCATGTGCGGGAAGACCGGGACGACGGGGCGGCCGGTGTCCGGGTGGAGCAGGCGCAGGCCGTCCTCGCCGGCGGCGACGAGCAGGGTGCGCCAGTCCAGGCAGTGCGGGTCGCCGCGGTCGGCGGCGACGCCGATCGGCAGGCGGTGCGGGAGCAGTGGCGGGACCTGGACGATGTTGAGCGAGCGCGGGTCGCGCGGGGCGAGTTCGACCTGGACGGGCAGGGCGCCGTCGTCGGCGGGTCCGGCGGCGAGGGCGGCCAGGTCGGCGGTGAGGCCGGTGAGGTCGGCGAACCGGCCGGCGGTGGCGCCGGCCGTCCAGGAGCCGGTGTGCGGGCTGCCGAGCAGCAGGAACTCGCCGCGGTCGAGGGCGGCGGCGGAGTCGGCGAGGAGTTGGAAGCAGAGTTCCAGGGTGCGCGGCGGGCGACTGCTGCCCGGGGTGTGGCCGGCGGCGTCGGCGAGCCGGGCGAGGTCGGCGTCGTCGAGGACCAGGTCGGTGCCGGCGAGCACGGCCTGCTGGACGAGTTCGGCGACGGCGTTGCGGCGCGGCCGGTCGGCGTCGTCGCCGGGGCCGGAGCGGGAGTGGGCGGGCGCGGCGCCGCCGTACTCGGGCGGCAGGCCGAGGCCGCGGTGCGGGTCGGCGAGGTCGGCGAGCGGGACGGCGCTGGCGGTGCCGTAGTGCTCGACGAAGCGGTCCCGGTAGTCGCGCAGGTGGTCGAGGGTGGTCCACTCGGGGGTGATCGTCCAGATCGCGGCGGCGTAGCGGCGCACCTCGTCGCCGACCGCGGCGGGCAGCACCAGGTCGGCGCCGGTGCGCAGGTCGACCTGGACGGGCGGGCGTTCGCCGGCCCGGTCGTCGGGGTCGAGGGCGCGGACCCGTTCCAGCAGGTGCCGCCAGGAGGCGAGTCCTTCGCCGGGGCGGTCGCGTTCGTGGGCGGTGGCGGCGGCGCGGACGGCGCGCAGCCCTTCGGCGGCGGCGGGGACGGCGCCGTCGAGGGCGGTGTCGATCCGGTCCAGCAGGGCGTCGTCGACGCGGTGCGGGGTGAGCGAGGTGAGCAGGAAGCCGTGCTGGACGAGTCCGGCGAGCAGGCCGTCGATCCGCTCGGGGGCGACGGCGGGGAAGCGCGCGGTGAGGTCGGCGAGCAGGTCGGCGTACCCGACGGGGCGGGCGGCGGCCTCGCGGACCCGGGTGACCAGTGGGTTGTCGCGCACCGAGAGTTCGCGTTCGCCGGTGTGCCGCAGCAGGCGGCCGTCGCGCAGCACGGTCAGGTCGTCGAGGACGACGTCGACCCGGCGGCGGACTTCGGGCACGGCGAGCCAGTCCAGCACCCGGCGGTGCAGCCAGCCGCCGTCGAGGCGGACCCTGACCTGTCCGGGGCCGGGCGGCGGGACGTCGGCGGCGGCCCCGAACCGGGCCCGGCCGACGCCGGCGAACAGGCCGAACGGGGTGGGGCGGCCGCCGGAGCGGCGGGCGTAGCGGGTGAGGGTGCGGGCGGCGCTGGCGGTGCGCTTGCGGCCGAGGGCGGCGGCGCCGCCGGGTTCGCCGAGCCGTTGCAGGCTGAGCGCGAGGCTCCCGCTGGCGACTTCGACGGCCTGGCGCAGCAGCGGGTCGGCGGCGAGGCGGCGTGCGCCCGGGACGGGGTCGGCCGGGTCGATCCGGGTCTCGGTGCCGGTCCGCGGGGTGCCGGCCGTCCGGACCAGGACCGGTTCCCGGACGTCGAACAGGTCGGGCTCTGCGCGCACGTTCGTCGGGCTCCTCGGGTTCGCGGGTGGGGAGGGAGCGGAAAGCGCGGGGCGGGCCGCAGCCCGCCCCGCGCGAGGACTACCGGGTGCCGGTCAGCAGCAGACCGGGCAGCGGGTGCCGATGGCGTAGCTGCTCGGCGAGGTGTAGGTGCCCCGGCCGAACTCCTCGGTCTGCTCCGCGACGTCCGCGATGCGCAGGTCCAGGTCGAAGTCGGTGGTGTCGGACTGCACGGTGGTCTCGGTGCGCATATCCCCTCCTGAGGGCTCGTGGGTCCGCCCGGACGGTGGTCCGGGCCGCGGCCGGCTCGAACGGTGGTCCGGTCCGGCGCGAGGCCCACTGTTCCCCGGCTTCCCACCATGTGGTGAGTGCCGTCCCGGCCAACCTCCGCCCCACCCGTACCGCTCCGCCCCCGGCGCCTCCGGCCTGCACTTCCGTCCCTCGCGCCGCATCTCGGGGGTGTCCGTTCCCGGTGGCCGGACGGGTTCGGGGTTTCAGTACCGAAAACCGGGATCACCACTGCTCCCGGCCGCGCACGAACCACTTCGGGGGCGCGCGCGGAGGGTGTCCACGGCCCCGGCCCGCGACTTGACCGAAATTTGACGAAAACCTGTCACTGCACGGCGGCGGGACCCCGTGCGGGGTCCCGCCGCCGTGGGGGCCTCCGGGCCCCGGTGCCGTGCCCTACCTGCGGCGCGCCGTCATGCCCGCGAAGACCATGCCGACCGCGGCCAGGGCCAGGCAGGTCATGACGCCGCCGGTGATGACGTTGGTCAGGATGGTCCGGCGGACGTGCGCACCGCCGTTGACCGCCCAGGGGGCGATGACCGTCCAGGCGCCGATCGCCACGCACGCCCAGGCCCGGGCGTGGGTGCGGCCGAAGGCGGAGCCGTAGCCGGCCATCAGGACGGCGTAGGCGATGCCCAGCACCAGGTTGCTGATGGCCAGCCCGGTGAAGCCGGAGAAGCCGACCACCCAGGGGGAGATCGCCAGGAAGAGTCCGGCGCAGACGGCGAGTGCTTCCGTCCCCTGCCCGGCGGTGGTGGATGTGACGCGCTCCGCGTGTTCACGCAGGGCCAGGATGTCCGGATGGTGTTCCATGCCCGAGGGCGTATGGGTCGACACCGGGACCACCTCCTCGTAGTCAGGACATGCGAGCCAATTGGTCGCTACCCGCCCTGGGCGGTAAATAACGCTACCCACCGGTTTGTCCTTATTTTTTTCTTATGCCCCGGAACGGGCGCGTGCCCGGCCGTGACCCGGATCACCCTTGAGGTTGACCCGGGGTCAGGCCGGAGGCTCCTCGCAAGCAACCGCCCACGCGAAGGAGCACCCGCCGTGACCACCTCCCGCCCCGCCCTGCGCGCCGCGCTCGACGACCTGCTCGGGTCCGGTTTCCTCTCCGTCCAGCTGCGGGTGAACGACGAGCACGGCGAGTGGGTCGCCGCCGCGGGCGCCCGCGAGCTGGGGCGGCCCGCCGGGGCCGTCCCGGACGGGCACTTCCGGATCGGCAGCAGCACCAAGAGCTTCGTCGCCACCGTGGTCCTGCTGCTGGTCGCGGAGGGCCGCCTCGGCCTGGACGACCCGGTGGCCGGCCGGCTGCCGGAGTTCGGCCTCGACCCGCGGATCACCGTCCGGATGCTGCTCCAGCACACCAGCGGGGTCTTCAACCACACCGGCGAGCTGCTGCCGGACGGGACGGTCGTGCCGGGCGTGCCGTGGCGGGGCGCGGAGTGGGTGGCCAACCGGTTCCGGACGTACCCGCCCGAGGACCTGGTGCGGCTCTCGCTGTCCCGCCCCGCCCGGTTCGCGCCGGGCACCGGCTGGAGCTACTCGAACACCAACTACGTGCTGGCCCGGCTGGTCGCCGAACGCGCCGCCGGCCGCCCGTTCGCCGCGGAACTGCGGCGGCTGGTGCTGGCCCCGCTGGGGCTGACCGGCACCTTCGCACCGGGCACCGACCCGGAGCTGCCCGCACCGCACAACCACGGCTACTACCGGTACGAGGACGGCGGCCGGGAGCACACCCTCGACATCACCCGGCAGAACCCGTCCTGGGTCGGCGCCGGCGGCGACCTGGTCTCCACCACCCGTGACCTGCACCTGTACTTCTCCGCCCTGCTGGGCGGCCGGCTGCTGCCGCCGGAACTGCTGGCCGCGATGCGCACCCCGGAGCCGACCGCCGGGTACGGCCTGGGGCTGTTCGTCCAGGAGACCGCGGGCGGGACGGTCCTCCACCACCACGGCGCGACGATGGGCTCGGCGGCCCTGATGTTCGGCTCCGCCGACGGCACCCGGACGGTGACCGCCGGACTCACCTGGGTGGACGACCCGGACCTGACCATCGCCCCCGCCTTCCAGCGGGCCCAGCAGCACTTCACGGACGCGGTCTCCTGCGGCAGGCTGGGCGGATGAGCGACGGGGTGACGATCGGGCAGGCGGCGGCCTTCGCGGGTGTCACGGTGAAGACGGTGCGGCACTACCACCGGCTCGGCCTGGTCGCCGAACCGCCCCGCGACGCCTCCGGCTACCGGCGGTACGGCTCCGAGGAACTGCTGCGGCTGGTGCAGGTGCGGACACTGGCCGCCGCGGGGGTGCCGCTGGCCGAGGCCGGCGGACTGCTGGACGCCGACACCGAGGACTTCGGCGCCGCGCTGGCCGACGTCGAACGGCGGCTCACCGAACGGATCGAGGAGCTGA
Above is a genomic segment from Kitasatospora cineracea containing:
- a CDS encoding serine hydrolase domain-containing protein — encoded protein: MTTSRPALRAALDDLLGSGFLSVQLRVNDEHGEWVAAAGARELGRPAGAVPDGHFRIGSSTKSFVATVVLLLVAEGRLGLDDPVAGRLPEFGLDPRITVRMLLQHTSGVFNHTGELLPDGTVVPGVPWRGAEWVANRFRTYPPEDLVRLSLSRPARFAPGTGWSYSNTNYVLARLVAERAAGRPFAAELRRLVLAPLGLTGTFAPGTDPELPAPHNHGYYRYEDGGREHTLDITRQNPSWVGAGGDLVSTTRDLHLYFSALLGGRLLPPELLAAMRTPEPTAGYGLGLFVQETAGGTVLHHHGATMGSAALMFGSADGTRTVTAGLTWVDDPDLTIAPAFQRAQQHFTDAVSCGRLGG
- a CDS encoding class II fumarate hydratase, producing the protein MADGQQDRRDEQQWRTEHDSMGEVRVPAAAKWRAQTQRAVENFPVSGQRLERAHIAALARIKAAAATVNAGLGVLDGETAAAIRSAAEEVAEGRWDDQFPVDVFQTGSGTSSNMNANEVIATLAAERLGRPVHPNDEVNASQSSNDVFPSSIHVAATGAVLHELVPALEHLARALEAKSAEFAGVVKSGRTHLMDATPVTLGQEFGGYAAQVRYGVERLRATLPRVAELPLGGTAVGTGINTPPGFSAAVIAEVARATGLPLTEARDHFEAQGARDGLVELSGQLRTIAAGFTKIANDLRWMGSGPRTGLAEINLPDLQPGSSIMPGKVNPVLPEVVLMVAAQVIGNDTTVTVAGASGNFELNVMLPVIARNVLESVRLLTTSARLLADRTVDGITANAERTREYAESSPSVVTPLNRYLGYEEAAKVAKQSLAERRTIRQVVLDRGYVERGLLTEAQLDEALDVLRMTRPQHAD
- a CDS encoding lanthionine synthetase C family protein — encoded protein: MTDTVQSTAVSAERARLRAAAGQLSDLILDRLADPAATMAATRIPAEAADDGVAEGVWAELTLGSGSPGLSLAFSGGARPGTERAARAHGYLAVATRAAGAGDTVPSGIFKGPGALAFAVLAAHRATGGYTGALHRLDAYQRQLVRTALPAVPDGPLATIGHYEVVRGMTGVGRYLLARAESCGEELELVLGYLIELARGTTAHRGARVPRWWALDAPRIGSEHLLPDGHLNLGLSHGVAGPLMLLALAWRDGVRLPGHREALEGTADLLVRWAVRDEHGSYWPGYLGLDAYLAGPDAYREPAGWPSWCYGAPGVSRALQTAGAALGRPEWTAVARDSVERLLRVPLDDWGVTDHALCHGWAGALHQLGRLNEHFGEERIERRRDETAARLLAGHDPDAPFGLRFTMTRRPFASDVSGYLDGAAGVALALDSYAAGGTPHDWDMPLLLS
- the lanA gene encoding SCO0268 family class II lanthipeptide, whose protein sequence is MRTETTVQSDTTDFDLDLRIADVAEQTEEFGRGTYTSPSSYAIGTRCPVCC
- a CDS encoding SPW repeat protein; this translates as MEHHPDILALREHAERVTSTTAGQGTEALAVCAGLFLAISPWVVGFSGFTGLAISNLVLGIAYAVLMAGYGSAFGRTHARAWACVAIGAWTVIAPWAVNGGAHVRRTILTNVITGGVMTCLALAAVGMVFAGMTARRR
- a CDS encoding lantibiotic dehydratase; translated protein: MRAEPDLFDVREPVLVRTAGTPRTGTETRIDPADPVPGARRLAADPLLRQAVEVASGSLALSLQRLGEPGGAAALGRKRTASAARTLTRYARRSGGRPTPFGLFAGVGRARFGAAADVPPPGPGQVRVRLDGGWLHRRVLDWLAVPEVRRRVDVVLDDLTVLRDGRLLRHTGERELSVRDNPLVTRVREAAARPVGYADLLADLTARFPAVAPERIDGLLAGLVQHGFLLTSLTPHRVDDALLDRIDTALDGAVPAAAEGLRAVRAAATAHERDRPGEGLASWRHLLERVRALDPDDRAGERPPVQVDLRTGADLVLPAAVGDEVRRYAAAIWTITPEWTTLDHLRDYRDRFVEHYGTASAVPLADLADPHRGLGLPPEYGGAAPAHSRSGPGDDADRPRRNAVAELVQQAVLAGTDLVLDDADLARLADAAGHTPGSSRPPRTLELCFQLLADSAAALDRGEFLLLGSPHTGSWTAGATAGRFADLTGLTADLAALAAGPADDGALPVQVELAPRDPRSLNIVQVPPLLPHRLPIGVAADRGDPHCLDWRTLLVAAGEDGLRLLHPDTGRPVVPVFPHMLALDAQAPPVARFLADLAAARPRVWSGWDWAGLDTLPYLPAVRHGRVLAAPRRWLPGRRLRDAARTAGPAAWTEGLRAWRERYRVPDRLQIASNDRMFPIDLREDWDTDLLRAELTAPEPRFQLFQDLTADGAGLGWNHGRSTEIVVPLLRAPRPAPADTRPPLARSAVRTAPTRIHLPGEDWLFAKLYAEPGTHDTLLADHLPALLADVEPHVDRWFFLRYRDPEPHLRLRLHGDPAALAGHVLPALARHVRRLVGTGALRTMALDTYRPETDRYLGPGAQEAAERLFRTDSRSALLQLRARRAGAAAVPDEVLAATGHAVLLDSLGDWDWCAWVVHLFEKGADHRAHQRHRALADRLIRPDGTARHAAEHLGIPDLAPLWTDTPAPRDFGRLLLAAPEADRDEALMSLLHMRHNRLFGIDPAAEARGYAVLRGAARALIGRKAHEGEGK